The sequence GTCGGTCCACGTCGGGCCTTGCATCCCGCCCGCCACCCGTACCTGTTCAACGACGCAGTTGCCGCTTCGGCAAGCCGGAACCGCCGAATTCCGGCAGGCCGCTGAGCGGTCCACCGGTCGCCCGGCGACCACAGGTCCCACCGACTCCAATTCGCGTGGACACCGCGCTGAAGATCAGGAGATCGACGACGCGGTGTCGTGCCACTCAGCGCCGCCGACCACCACGGGAGCGTTTCGCAGGCTTCGGCCGCGCCGGTGCCACCACCCGCTCCCGCGCAATCTCGATCACCGTCGTCGGTGGCTCGACCACGCCCGCACCGCAGTGGTGTACCTCGGGCCTGCCGCCGCCAAGCCGGTCCACGATGGCGGCATGCTCGGCGACCTCCTCCACAGCCGAGGCGCCCTTCAGGGCGACCAGTCGCCCACCCGGCACCGCCAGCGGAAGGCACCACCGGGCGAGCCGGTCCAGCGGTGCCACCGCCCGAGCGGTCACCACATCGCCGGTGAGTGGCTCGACGCCGCCCCCGCCGGAGGCGATCTCCTCTGCCCGGCCCCGGACGACCTGGACCGAGGCCGCCAGGTCGAGCTGCGCCACCGCCTCGACGAGGAAGGCGGTACGACGGGCGAGCGGCTCAACCAGGGTGACCGAGAGATCCGGCCGAGCGACGGCGAGCACAAGTCCCGGCAGTCCGGCGCCGCTACCCACGTCAAGCACCGTCGAACCCAGCGGAATCCGCTCCGCCACCGCCGCACAGTTGAGGAGATGCCGATCCCAGATCCGCGGCGCCTCCCGCGGGCCGATGAGCCCCCGGACCACCCCGTCGGTCACCAACAGGCCCGCGTACGCGACGGCCAGGCTCAGCCGATCACCGAAGAGCGTACGGGCCGCGGTGGCCAACTCCGGGGGCGGCGTGGCGCTCACCGCGCCCGGCACGGGGCTATCACCAACAGGCGACGGCCCGGGCGGCGTACCACCCGGGCCGGACGCCAAGCGCGCCGCTGTGTCGTCGTGAGTCACCCGCTCAGTCCGCCGGCCGGACGATGATACGCCGGCTCGGCTCGACGCCCTCGGACTCGCTCGCCACGCCGTCGATGGCGTTGACCACGTCGTGCACACACTTCCGCTCGAAGGCGGACATGGGCTCCAGCCGAACCGACTCGCCGTGCTCCTTAACCTTCTCGACGGCGTTCTTCGCCACCGCCGCGAGCTCCTTACGACGGCCCGCCCGATAGCCGCCCACGTCGAGCAGCAGCCGGCTGGGGGTGCCGGTCTGCCGGAAGACCGCAAGTCGAGTGAGTTCCTGAAGCGCCTCCAGGGTGGCGCCGCGCTGACCAACCAGGTTCTGTAGCCGGCCGCCGACCACCTCCACGACCGGGCGCCCGCCGGAAACCAGTTCGTCGATGTCCCCGTCGTAGTCGAGGATGTCGAGCAGGC comes from Salinispora tropica CNB-440 and encodes:
- the rsmG gene encoding 16S rRNA (guanine(527)-N(7))-methyltransferase RsmG gives rise to the protein MPGAVSATPPPELATAARTLFGDRLSLAVAYAGLLVTDGVVRGLIGPREAPRIWDRHLLNCAAVAERIPLGSTVLDVGSGAGLPGLVLAVARPDLSVTLVEPLARRTAFLVEAVAQLDLAASVQVVRGRAEEIASGGGGVEPLTGDVVTARAVAPLDRLARWCLPLAVPGGRLVALKGASAVEEVAEHAAIVDRLGGGRPEVHHCGAGVVEPPTTVIEIARERVVAPARPKPAKRSRGGRRR
- a CDS encoding protein jag; translation: MSTEETVTETSTPRADESQDAEGTETTARGQTEAAEADSGGTEQRSAGEGDLFRQSEIAADYVEGLLDILDYDGDIDELVSGGRPVVEVVGGRLQNLVGQRGATLEALQELTRLAVFRQTGTPSRLLLDVGGYRAGRRKELAAVAKNAVEKVKEHGESVRLEPMSAFERKCVHDVVNAIDGVASESEGVEPSRRIIVRPAD